GACAACCAGTTCATCAACTTCCTCAACAATGCTGTTGAGCGCGGCGCTGCGCCATTTGAAGTCTTTGGGTAGTACGTGGAACGTGCCGAACATGTAGATCGTGGTATCAAGATCAGCCAATCGCCAGATCGCGGGGTTGGGTTGGTAATCTTGAACGACTTTGATCGGAGCGGGCCAGACAGTGACCAAAGAGCGCTGGGCTTGAGCCTCGGCGGCCCTCTTCTTCTTTTGCTCTTTCTTCAGAGCAGCCCACTCTTGCTTACAGGTTTGATCGTCACATTCTTGCGCAATGGCTTGCGGTGCAAAGAGCAGCGCGCCGAGAGTGATGCAGGAAGCGAAGAGTTTCATGGAGCCGTCCGGTTGCGTGTCGGGGACGTCATAGCGAAGCTTTTTCGCGGTTTTGTCAACCGCCGCGCGTCCGGCAGTCGATACAATCTGACCAAATACTGCCCATATTTTGCGCATATGCTGCCCGAATTGTGCAGTGCGGCATTGACGCGTTTGGGGGCATCCGCCAAAGCCGCGCGCATGGCGACTACTGCACCGACAATACCGGTCTCTGTTCCGGCCCGCAATCCGGCGAAATCCTTCCAGGATATGATCCTTGCGCTGCATGATTTCTGGAGCGCTAATGGCTGCCTGATACTGCAGCCTTACGATATGCGGATGGGCGCGGGGACCTTCCATACGGCTACCACACTGCGCGCATTGGGGCCGGAGCCATGGAATGCCGCCTTTGTGCAGCCCTGCCGCCGCCCGACCGATGGCCGTTATGGCGAAAACCCCAACCGGTTGCAGCATTATTATCAATATCAGGTGATCCTGAAACCGAGCCCCTCGGACATTCAGGAACTGTATCTGAAGAGCCTCGGCGTGATCGGTATCGACCCGCTCAAGCACGATATCCGCTTTGTCGAAGACGATTGGGAAAGCCCGACGCTCGGCGCATGGGGACTGGGCTGGGAAGTCTGGTGCGACGGGATGGAAGTCACCCAGTTCACCTATTTCCAGCAAATGGGCGGGTTCGACTGCAAACCCGTCGCGGGCGAGCTGACATACGGGCTCGAACGCCTCGCCATGTATATCCAGGGCGTCGACAACGTCTACGACCTCGACTTCAATGGCCAAGGCGTTTCGTATGGCGAGGTATTCCTCGAGAACGAAAAGCAGATGTCGAAGTGGAACTTCGAAGTCGCTGACACCGATGCGCTGTTCGACCTGTTTGGCAAGGCCGAGGCCGAGTGCCAGAATGCGCTCGCCAACCAAGTGCCAATCGCTGCGTATGAGCAAGCGGTGGAGGCAAGCCACATCTTCAACCTCCTCCAGGCGCGCGGCGTGATCAGCGTGCAGGAACGCGCGAGCTACATGGCCCGCGTCCGCGACCTCGCGCGCGGATCATGCGAAGCGCATATGGAGAAGGAAAAAGCCGGCTGGGCGGAGAAATATCCGGAGTGGTCGGCATGAGCGATTTTCTCCTAGAACTCCGCAGCGAAGAAATCCCTGCACGGATGCAAAAGGGTGCGCGCGCTGAACTGGAAAAGCTGTTCCGGCGCGAGATGGACGCCGCCGGTGTTGCGCTGGGCGAGCTGACCGTCTGGTCGACCCCGCGCCGTCTTGCGTTAATTGCGCGCGATCTGCCGACCGAAACGGAGGCTGTGAGCGAAGAAGCCAAGGGACCGCCAGAGGGTGCTCCCGATCAGGCGGTCGATGGGTTTTGCCGCAAAAACGGCGTGACGCGCGACCAGCTTGAGGTTCGCGATGTCAAAGGTCGTCCGACTTACTTTGCCGTGATCAATACGCCGGGCAGGGCGGTAGCCGATGTTTTGGCGACTGCAATCCCCGCGATCATTCGTGATTTTTCTTGGCCCAAGTCCCAGCGTTGGGGCGCGGCATCGATCAGCACCGAGAGCCTGCGCTGGGTGCGCCCGCTGTCTGGCATTGTGGCTTTGCTCGGCACTGACGGTGTTGAGTGCGAAGTGCATGGCATTACAGCTGGCGCACTAACACGCGGGCACCGCTTCCATCATGATGGCGACATCACCATTGGCAGCGCGGCAGACTATGTTGACAAGCTGCGCGCGGCGCATGTGATTGTCGACCATGAGGAACGCCAGAATATCATCCGTGATGGCGCGAAAAAAGCTGCCGCTGATGGCGGTCTTGATTTGGTCGAGGATGAAGGGCTTGTGGTCGAGAATGCGGGCCTGACCGAATGGCCTGTGCCGCTGCTCGGCCGGTTCGAGGATGATTTCCTCGAAGTGCCGCCGGAGACAATCCAGCTCACCGCGCGGGTGAACCAGAAATATTTCGTGTGCGAAAAGGATGGCAAGCTTGCCAATGCCTTTATCTGCACCGCCAATATCGAAGCCGATGATCCGGCTGTGGTGGTGGAAGGCAATCGCAAAGTCCTCGCCGCGCGGCTGTCCGATGCTAAGTTTTTCTGGGATGTGGACCGGAAGAAGACGTTGGAGGAACACGCCAAGGGTCTTGAGCGGATTACCTTCCATGAGAAACTTGGGACGGTTGCCGACAAGGTAGAGCGCGTCGCCAAGCTGGCGCGGTGGCTGGTTGAGGAAGGTATCGTCGTCGACACCCCCCTCCCCACGGGGGAGGGGCCGAGGGTGGGGGGTGCCACCCCGCAGGCGTTGAGCACCCATCCCCAACCCCTTCCCTCAAGGGAAGGGGCTTCTCTGGCCGACCTCGCCGAACAGGCCGCCCGACTATGCAAAGCCGATCTCGTCACCGAAATGGTTGGTGAATTCCCCGAACTGCAAGGCCTGATGGGTGGCTATTACGCCCGCGCTGAGGGTCTCGATGACGCC
This genomic window from Pontixanthobacter aestiaquae contains:
- a CDS encoding glycine--tRNA ligase subunit alpha; amino-acid sequence: MATTAPTIPVSVPARNPAKSFQDMILALHDFWSANGCLILQPYDMRMGAGTFHTATTLRALGPEPWNAAFVQPCRRPTDGRYGENPNRLQHYYQYQVILKPSPSDIQELYLKSLGVIGIDPLKHDIRFVEDDWESPTLGAWGLGWEVWCDGMEVTQFTYFQQMGGFDCKPVAGELTYGLERLAMYIQGVDNVYDLDFNGQGVSYGEVFLENEKQMSKWNFEVADTDALFDLFGKAEAECQNALANQVPIAAYEQAVEASHIFNLLQARGVISVQERASYMARVRDLARGSCEAHMEKEKAGWAEKYPEWSA
- the glyS gene encoding glycine--tRNA ligase subunit beta, translated to MSDFLLELRSEEIPARMQKGARAELEKLFRREMDAAGVALGELTVWSTPRRLALIARDLPTETEAVSEEAKGPPEGAPDQAVDGFCRKNGVTRDQLEVRDVKGRPTYFAVINTPGRAVADVLATAIPAIIRDFSWPKSQRWGAASISTESLRWVRPLSGIVALLGTDGVECEVHGITAGALTRGHRFHHDGDITIGSAADYVDKLRAAHVIVDHEERQNIIRDGAKKAAADGGLDLVEDEGLVVENAGLTEWPVPLLGRFEDDFLEVPPETIQLTARVNQKYFVCEKDGKLANAFICTANIEADDPAVVVEGNRKVLAARLSDAKFFWDVDRKKTLEEHAKGLERITFHEKLGTVADKVERVAKLARWLVEEGIVVDTPLPTGEGPRVGGATPQALSTHPQPLPSREGASLADLAEQAARLCKADLVTEMVGEFPELQGLMGGYYARAEGLDDAVADAIRDHYKPVGQGDDVPTAPVTVAVSLADKLDTLLLLYTFETPTGSKDPFAVRRAMLGVLRLMQANQVRVSFAELLEQVSEPAQNWEVSRANAVNQMLSVIPIFAVDRLKVQQREAGVRHDLIDAVFSLGGEDDLVRLLARVHALQAFMETEDGTNLLAGYKRASNILKKENHLVIPAKAGAQSGADNQTTLDRPSATGVPRLRGNDGGAGGLSYSPENAEKALIDALDAAEPKATAAIEAEDFGAAMAALASLRAPIDAFFDEVTVNDDDQDKRAARLDLLLRFRNAVHQVADFSRIEG